A region of Natribaculum luteum DNA encodes the following proteins:
- a CDS encoding ISH3 family transposase: MGVVQFLYHPDTVLTASDLETLALDLLSEVPIPGVEGCGFDSGIIRQTLLQAAVDQKSIKAVTDSTLGTYSDDYTLAQLHTVPAAELEAVVNDLLAQQAAMILGPGPRIICLDFVDIHYHGCPHRDAGELCHTIPRDGTSQCHRYLVGFVLCRAKPLVIAVTPVRGDKPKSDAVERLLDHVAALPFPVAGLLVDRGFYDGTSIERLDAVAPVALPVIRRGKQMAEKLDTSVSYWTEYVMYEGSERELRFPLAVCVSYQQGNRGKHGLLVRAYVACDLADRTPKEVEALYQKRSAIETAFRTMREARARTSTTDPVVRLLFVLVGFLLRNLWLIVRWGVLATPRRGGRALPAWFRFELFREWIDHTLDESLLRKWETPTNGVGIPEVYSQLDAG, encoded by the coding sequence ATGGGTGTTGTGCAATTCCTATACCATCCAGACACCGTTCTTACGGCCTCTGACCTTGAAACCTTAGCGCTTGATCTCCTCTCTGAGGTCCCGATCCCTGGAGTCGAAGGCTGTGGCTTCGACTCCGGGATCATCCGGCAGACACTCCTCCAAGCCGCTGTCGATCAGAAATCCATCAAGGCTGTCACTGACAGCACTCTCGGAACGTACTCCGACGACTACACACTCGCTCAGCTTCATACCGTTCCTGCTGCTGAACTCGAAGCCGTCGTTAACGACCTCCTCGCTCAGCAAGCGGCGATGATCCTCGGCCCTGGCCCGAGGATCATCTGCCTCGACTTCGTCGACATACACTACCACGGCTGTCCACACCGTGATGCCGGGGAGCTCTGTCATACGATACCCCGCGATGGCACCTCTCAGTGCCATCGCTACCTTGTTGGGTTTGTCCTTTGCCGAGCCAAGCCGCTCGTCATCGCGGTTACTCCTGTCAGAGGTGATAAACCCAAAAGCGACGCGGTCGAGCGACTGCTCGACCACGTCGCGGCCCTTCCTTTCCCTGTCGCTGGCCTCCTCGTTGACCGCGGATTCTACGACGGAACGTCGATCGAGCGACTGGATGCAGTCGCACCAGTCGCTCTCCCCGTCATCCGTCGTGGAAAACAGATGGCTGAGAAACTAGACACGTCGGTCTCTTACTGGACGGAGTATGTGATGTACGAAGGAAGCGAGCGGGAACTGCGCTTCCCGCTCGCGGTCTGTGTCTCCTACCAACAGGGAAACCGTGGCAAGCACGGTTTGCTTGTCCGGGCGTATGTGGCGTGCGATCTGGCCGATCGCACGCCGAAGGAAGTCGAAGCTCTCTACCAGAAACGCTCAGCGATCGAGACAGCCTTCCGAACGATGAGAGAAGCACGTGCGCGTACGAGTACAACCGATCCAGTCGTTCGGTTGTTGTTTGTGCTTGTGGGCTTCCTGTTGCGGAACTTATGGCTGATCGTCCGGTGGGGAGTGCTCGCCACGCCGCGGCGCGGCGGGCGAGCACTGCCGGCTTGGTTCCGCTTCGAACTGTTTCGGGAGTGGATCGACCATACCCTTGACGAATCACTGCTGCGGAAGTGGGAGACACCAACCAACGGCGTCGGAATTCCCGAGGTCTATAGTCAACTGGACGCGGGCTGA
- a CDS encoding transcriptional regulator translates to MNDKSDLLIQLANSFASIIPDVDADAEHDRWKPGIGPFEEENQIEMVLEALEDQPLQEAIETEMSYLEDSRRCDLFLDHDGVQLPVEAKLLRFRYDNGNIDPNSFARIFTPFPERSSSSLLTDTKKLYESGFGSNGGVLGLYYEKVDEPYEQMTAEAVAEKFCMDVDHWYDFHVETRNIAYFDGLQHPVHQQGAVITWEIVE, encoded by the coding sequence ATGAATGACAAATCTGACCTTCTTATTCAACTGGCTAATTCATTTGCATCTATAATTCCGGATGTCGATGCGGATGCTGAACACGACCGATGGAAACCAGGAATCGGTCCATTCGAGGAAGAAAATCAGATTGAAATGGTTCTCGAGGCGCTTGAAGACCAGCCCCTCCAAGAAGCGATCGAGACCGAGATGTCGTATCTCGAGGATTCGCGACGGTGTGATCTTTTTCTTGATCACGATGGGGTTCAGCTCCCAGTTGAGGCCAAGCTACTCCGGTTCCGGTATGATAACGGAAACATCGACCCGAACAGCTTCGCCCGGATCTTCACGCCGTTTCCCGAACGGAGTTCTTCATCACTACTTACCGATACGAAGAAACTCTACGAGTCGGGGTTTGGATCGAACGGCGGCGTGCTCGGACTCTACTACGAAAAGGTCGACGAACCATACGAACAGATGACTGCCGAGGCGGTCGCCGAGAAGTTCTGTATGGACGTCGATCACTGGTACGATTTCCACGTAGAAACGAGAAACATCGCCTACTTCGATGGCTTACAACATCCCGTTCACCAGCAAGGTGCTGTCATCACGTGGGAGATCGTCGAGTGA
- a CDS encoding IS5 family transposase: MGRLRNLAQTFHEFATTHVEEPDVPAAPDGADGYAKSTKIALLLLKEEVNKPLRQFEDYLNEMPGILAVFGLEKSPDYTSFSVWDGEFPMKELRRLLRRSAEQAGLSGTASIDASGFQQDQASSHYRNRVGYSFNAMKTTLLVDTESLAIMDAHFTTKKAYDGHIGLQVFRRNAEDLQALLADKMYSWSNLREACREASTRPVIKHCEQNALKKAHNARIDDEVYNQRSMSETVFAMLKDDGDELRSRSWHGQFRELTRKCIVHNLAQAAS, translated from the coding sequence ATGGGACGTCTCAGGAACCTCGCACAGACGTTTCACGAGTTCGCCACGACCCACGTAGAAGAACCAGACGTACCCGCCGCGCCGGACGGCGCGGACGGGTACGCCAAGTCCACGAAGATCGCGTTGCTCTTGCTCAAAGAGGAAGTCAACAAGCCGCTCCGGCAGTTCGAGGACTATCTGAACGAGATGCCGGGAATCCTTGCTGTGTTCGGCCTTGAGAAATCACCTGATTACACGTCTTTCAGCGTGTGGGACGGAGAATTCCCGATGAAAGAGTTGCGCCGCCTGCTCCGCCGGTCAGCGGAGCAGGCGGGGCTCTCAGGAACTGCCTCGATCGATGCCAGCGGCTTCCAGCAAGATCAGGCTAGTTCGCACTACCGAAATCGTGTCGGCTACTCGTTCAATGCGATGAAGACAACGCTGCTCGTCGATACGGAGTCACTTGCTATCATGGACGCTCATTTCACCACAAAGAAAGCCTATGACGGTCACATTGGGCTGCAGGTCTTTCGGCGCAACGCCGAAGACCTGCAGGCACTTCTGGCTGACAAGATGTACTCATGGAGCAATCTACGGGAGGCCTGCCGTGAAGCGTCAACGCGACCAGTGATCAAACACTGTGAGCAAAACGCACTCAAGAAGGCTCACAACGCCAGAATTGACGACGAAGTCTACAATCAACGGTCAATGAGTGAGACCGTATTTGCGATGCTGAAGGACGACGGCGACGAGCTCCGCTCCCGGAGCTGGCATGGCCAGTTCCGGGAGCTCACACGGAAGTGCATCGTCCATAACCTCGCGCAGGCGGCGAGTTAA
- a CDS encoding IS5 family transposase gives MASLRRLARMCRDLAKQHVDDPDVPAAPDGADGYAKWTQIALILFRVELEKSLRETEDYLNEMPGVLAVFDLDEAPHYSSFCRWEQEYQMRELRRLLRASAEQAGWSGEAAIDASGFQRDQTSYHYRDRANYSFQSMKTTILIDVNSLAIKDVHFTTQKAWDGHIGMQVFRRNAEDLRVLSADANYSWSDLREECRSESTRPLIKHREQTPLQKAHNARMNDDYNQRWMSETGFSQLKQDDGEKLRSRSWHGQFRELTRKCIVHNLTQAAS, from the coding sequence ATGGCATCGCTCAGACGACTAGCGCGAATGTGTCGAGACCTTGCCAAACAGCACGTTGACGATCCGGACGTACCCGCCGCGCCGGATGGCGCGGACGGGTACGCCAAGTGGACACAGATCGCGTTAATTCTGTTCCGCGTCGAACTGGAGAAGAGCCTCCGTGAGACTGAAGACTACCTCAACGAGATGCCAGGTGTTCTTGCTGTGTTCGATCTCGACGAGGCACCGCACTACAGCTCGTTCTGTCGGTGGGAGCAGGAGTATCAGATGCGTGAACTGCGCCGCCTGCTCCGCGCTTCGGCGGAGCAGGCGGGCTGGAGTGGTGAAGCTGCGATTGATGCAAGTGGCTTCCAGCGCGATCAAACCAGCTACCACTACCGCGACCGAGCGAACTACTCATTCCAGTCGATGAAGACAACGATCTTGATCGACGTGAACTCACTGGCGATCAAGGACGTTCATTTTACGACGCAGAAGGCCTGGGACGGCCACATCGGGATGCAGGTCTTCCGCCGGAACGCGGAAGACCTGCGTGTGTTGTCTGCTGACGCGAACTACTCGTGGAGCGACCTCCGTGAGGAGTGTCGCTCCGAGTCAACGCGACCGTTGATCAAGCACAGGGAGCAGACACCGTTGCAGAAGGCCCACAACGCACGAATGAACGATGACTACAACCAGCGCTGGATGAGTGAAACCGGCTTCTCGCAGTTGAAGCAAGACGACGGCGAGAAGCTCCGCTCCCGGAGCTGGCACGGCCAGTTCCGGGAGCTAACTCGCAAGTGCATCGTGCATAACCTAACGCAGGCGGCGAGTTAG